DNA sequence from the Prolixibacter sp. SD074 genome:
TGAAATCATCCGGCGAAAGTTGATAAGCGCCCAGATTATAGACGTTTTTCATCATCAAATCCCAATTCTTGAATTTGGGGTTCAAATTGGTCCCCTTTAATAGTTTCAACACCAGCGTTTGCGGAGCATCAATCCCATCGGTCGAAAATTCACCAACCTGATAGGTCTTTCCGTTCGCGGTATACTGATATGCAACAGCCAGCACCTCATCTGCGTTCAATGCCGAATTGAGCGAGATGTATCCTAACTTTTTGTTGACCGTGTATTCTGAAGGAGAAAGCAATCTAGCATTTTCAATCTTTTCATAATCGCGGCCGGCAACAAATCCACGACCGGCCAATGGAGCTATCACCTGTGTCAATTGGGCGATATCCCGGAAGCCGGAATACGTCGAAGTCATGGAATTATACATCTGGTTGGCGTCGTTGAACGTATACACGTTTTCCGGATACGAAAGCCCTGGCGTATCGCCAAATTCAGAGATGGATTGATTCTCACGGTTAGCCCCCCGCTCACCAAGGTCGGTCAATGCCAAAATATTTCTGGATTCCTTGAAGTCATTTGATTTATTAGTCACCCACACCTCCACCTTGTTGATGGTGATGGCCGAATTGATGACCGGCAAATTTGCCAGTGCAGCATCGTAGTGATCGTAAAAATACTGTCCCAGGAAAAAGTGCCGGTTAGCATCGTAATCGGTCACATCAATCTGGAACTTCGTCTTCTGCGCTCCACCTTCCGTCTCGATGGTTTTGGTCTCTCCCTTCTGTTGTGAAAATATCGTTGAAACGGATAGTTTGCCGAACTGCAAATCAGTTTTGATTCCAAAAAGGTTGGTTCCTCCGGTAATCAGGGAGCCCGACAACGGCATGGATACGTTACCGGCTTCCACATTCTTCACAATTTCATCCTCGTCACCGGTATAATTAAGCTTCATTTTATTCTCGAAATCGAAAGTCGCTTCGGTATTGTAGTTTACCCGCATGTCCAGTTTACTTCCAATTTGTCCCACCACATTCATGTTCACCTTCTCATTGAAGTCGAATGTTGTGGTTTTACGCATCCTTTCGGGAATAGAAGGATTGTCGATACGGTTGGTTTGCACACCGAGGCTAAGCTCCACATAACCCTGCGGGCGGATACTCACCGTATTGGAGCCAAATATTTTGTTGAAAGACTGGCCACCGACTTTGAGCTGAGGAATGAGTTGCGATTGCTGTTCGAAGGATTGTTGCGCCATTCGTTGTCGCCAGTAACGCTTGATGGATTCCTGAAAATCCCAGCTACGGTACTCTTCCAACGACATGGTTCGTGGTAAACGGTAGTTAAAGTCACCAATCCGGTCGTAAAAAACGTAGTCGCCGGTTTCAGGGTCGTAGTTCACCTCCTTTTTCATATTAGACGGATCGTGAAGATATAAGGCGGATGAATCCTGTTGTCCTGAATCTCCGAAGGGGCCTTTATCCCGAAAGGGATAGCGTAATTTCCCAATGGTATCTACGGCAAGCGTATCACCTTCTTCGTAAACCGGACCGGCATTATTCCACCTTACGGCTCTTCCCACACTAACTGAGGCATCGCTGTTACCAATAATGGAAGCAACGATAATCAGCATGGAAATAGCCAGCACATATCTGCGGTACCTTCTCAACACCAGCTACTACAAATTTTATCCGCAAAAATACAGGGAAACGGAGCCCTCAAAGATTTTTCAGCGCAATTTTAATCGTTTCTTCAACAGAAATACCCGGATTGTCGGAAAAAATCCGGCCGAGTGCTTTTTCGATGGCCCGCTTGTTAAAACCTAACATCACTAAAGCAGATAACGCTTCTTCGCGGATGGTATTGTCTGCTTTATCGAAAACATGCACTGATTCTGATGATTTTCCGATTTTATCCTTCAAATCGATGATAACCCGTTGCGCCGTTTTGGCTCCAATACCTTTGATACTTTTGAGAACATTCACATTTTCGGTGGCAATGGCATCTCTCAGCTGTTCCGGTTGATACGATGAAAGCATCATGACAGCTGTATTGGCACCAATGCCGTTTACAGATATCAGTAACCTGAAGAGTTCCCGCTCATCCCGGCCGGAAAAACCATAAAGAAGATGGGCGTCTTCGCGAACAATCTGCTGAAGAAAAACCGTTACATTTTCCCGTCCGTTCAAACGGGTATAGGTCGTTAGTGAAATGTTGATAAAGTACCCAATACCTCCGGCCTCAACAATGACCGAAGCAGGCGTTAGTTCAATGATATTTCCCTTGATGTATTCGTACATCCTTTGCGTTCATTCAAGTTAATTCATGGAATTGGGGAGTGGTGGAATCACTCTCCCCCGCTTCGATCGACCTCCTGGCCCTGCAACGGATCTTTCGAAAACTCTTTATACTGCTCACGGTTCATGAACAGGTCAATGGCCAGGTATATGGCATTCCGGAACGAATCTTCTGAAGCAACGCCTTCGCCTGCCAGACTATAAGCCGTTCCGTGTCCCGGAGAAGTCCGGACAATCGGCAAGCCTGCCGTAAAATTCACACCCGATTCAAACGAAGCCAGCTTGAAGGGGGTCAATCCCTGATCGTGGTACATCGCCAAAATCGCATCAAATTTTTTATAATCAGATGAACCGAAGAATCCATCAGCCGGATAAGGGCCCATGGCAATAATTCCCTCATCATTAGCTGCTTTAACCGCCGGGATGATCTCCCGCTCCTCTTCGTCACCAATCAAACCATGATCGCCGGCGTGCGGATTCAATGCCAAAACAGCGATACGAGGCTTGTGCAAGGTAAAGTCTTCCATCAACGTCCGGTTTAGCACCCGAAGTTTACTAAGAATCATATCGGTAGTAATCGTCGATGCTACTTTCGACAACGGAATATGTTCAGTGACAATACCTACCTTCAAGTCGTTGCTCACCATCAGCATGAGGTGATCGTCCACCCTGAACTCTTCGGCCAGGTATTGCGTGTGGCCCGGAAAATGAAAAACGTTAGACTGGATGTTCTCCTTGTTGATAGGAGCTGTAATCAGCACATCGATTTTGCCTTCCTTAATATCCTTAACGGCAGCTTCGAGTGCCATGTAGCTGGCTTCGCCAGCCATTTTAGTTGATTTTCCGAGCTCCACCCGGATATTCTCATCAATGCAGTTAATGATATTGGGCCGCCTGGGCACTGCTTCATCAGCGCTATTAATATGGTTGAAACTAAAGCTATTAATATCTAAAGCCTTTCGGTGATAAGCAGCAACCTTGGGCGAACCGTAAACAATGGGAGTACAGTTTTCCATGATACGGTTATCGAGTAATGCCTTCATTATAACCTCATAACCAATTCCGTTGATGTCGCCGTGCGTAATACCGACCTTGACAATATGTTGCTTCATAGTCTTGCCTAAATGTTAGATTTTCAACAATCCCCCAGAGGGGAAAGGTTGGTCAAATTTAAACTTTTCTTCGGTATATCCCTGAACAGCCCGCGTTTTTATAGAGGTTTCAAAGCATATCAATCAACCATGCTTTTCAGAAAACGGTAAAGCAGGCGCACCCCGGTACCAGTGGCTCCCTTTCCACGATAACTGTCGGGCTGCATCAGGAATGCGGCTCCGGCAATATCAAGATGAATCCAGGGATAGCCGACAAAGTTTTCGAGGAATTTCCCGGCGGTAATCATTCCGGCCTCACGCGGTCCCAGGTTCTTCAAGTCGGCGATATCCGATTTCAACAGTTCGCCGTACTCGTCCCAGAACGGGAACTCAACCACACGCTCGTAAACCTCATATCCCGCTTTTTGAAGTTTTTGGAATACTTCCGGTTTGGCGGTTCCCATGCCGGCAACTCCGTATTGGCCAAGCGCCACTGCAGCTGCCCCCGTCAAAGTAGCGGCATCAATCACCAATCCAGGATCAAATTTTTTCGCATAAGTCAACGCATCGGCCAGCAACAGACGACCTTCTGCATCGGTATTGAGCACTTCTACTGTTTTACCGCTGTACATGGTAATCACATCTCCGGGAACGTAGGCATTCCCGTCCGGACGGTTATCGGTAGCCGGTACCAGAGCAATGATATGCAACGGCAACCGGTTCAGCGCGGCTGCATAAATTGCACCTCCAACAGCTGCTCCACCAGCCATATCCGATTTCATGTAATCCATCGAATTGGGCGTCGGCTTGAGGCTCAGGCCTCCCGTATCGTAAACCACGCCTTTCCCAACCAAAACAATCGGCTTCTCATTCACCGGATTTTCAGGTTTCCATTCCATGATGGTAAAAGTAGGCGGGTCGATACTCCCTTTGTTCACAGCCAACAGACCGCCCATTTTCAGTGATTCGATTTTCTGTTTGTGCAGAACCTCCACCTTTATTCCGGCTTCCTTACCTATTTCCTGGAAAGATGCCGCCAATCGCTCCGCATTCATATGCGAAAGCGGCTCGTTCACCAGGTCGCGCGTTTTGTAAACACTTTTCACCAGGTTAGCCAATTCCGTCACATCTGCATCAGTCAATTTTTCGGAAACCAGAAACAAGTTTTTTAGCGAACTATCTTTCCCTTTTTTATCAGTAAAATGATCCAGGAACCGATAACTGCTCAATGCCACTCCTTCGGCGACAGCTATAACAGCCTGCACTCCGGTACCCGATATGCCGAGTTCTTCCAGTTTTTCCCCTGAAGTCACTGTCGCTATTTCATTTCCTTTTTTCCGGCATTGTTCGTAAAAAACATCATCCCCTTTATCCTGCTTAGGTGCTACCAGAAAAATCCAGCCATCCATCCGGTTAATGGAAATCAATTCCGATTTGTCCTTCAGCCTTTTTTGGGCATATTTTTTCTCCTTTTCGCTAAGCGGAAGCGAAGCCAGCTCCGTTGCCTCTTTTAGTATGTATACCAGATTATTACCGCGGTATTCGTTTTGTCTTTTTAGTTCCATTTGGAAGAATTTAATTTACTGATGCAACATTATTGCCCGAAAAAGGTTGAATCCTTTTGGAAAGGATAGCCGTAAACATCAGCGATTATCTTATTTGAAAATTAGTACCTTTACGCCAAATTATTACTACATGAATTTCGAATCAATATACCAAAAAGCCTTAAACTTTGAGGCGTTGACCATTGATGAAGGACTGCTGCTGTATGAGCACGCCCCCACACCGGAGTTAATGCATATAGCAAATGAATTGCGGAAGAAGAAAGTGCCCGGCAACGTGGTAACCTGGATTATCGACCGTAATGTGAATACCACCAACGTGTGTGTGGCCCACTGTAATTTCTGTAATTTCCGTCGCGATATAGGCGATAAGGATACGTATACTACCACTATTAAAGAGTATTCCGAAAAGATTGAAGAAATGCTCAAACAGGGTGGTAATCAGTTGTTGCTTCAGGGCGGAATGCACCCTCGGTATGGTATCAAGTTTTATACCGACCTGTTCAGTGAGTTGAAACGCCTTTATCCGGAAGTGAAACTACACTCGCTGGGACCGCCTGAAGTGGCGCACATCGCCAAACGCTCACGTTTGAGTTTCCGCGATACCCTCGTTCAATTGCGGGATTCAGGATTGGACAGTCTGCCCGGAGCAGGTGCCGAGATTCTTTCCGACCGTGTTCGCCGGATTTTATCACCCGGAAAGTGCAATACGCAGGAATGGCTCGATGTGATGCGTGAAGCCCACAAATTAAAGATGGTCACTTCGGCCACCATGATGTTCGGAACCATCGAAACCAACCGGGAGCGCATTGAGCACCTGGTCCAGCTTCGCGAAGTTCAGGAAGAACGTCCGGAAGGCAGCGACGGTTTTACCGCTTTCATCCCGTGGCCAGTAATGCTCGATGATACTGAGCTCTATGAAAATATTGATGTTTCTCCGATTGAGCCGATGGAATATGTGCGGATGATTGCCATTTCGCGCATCATGCTGAACAATGTGACCAACATCCAGGCATCGTGGCTAACGGTTGGAAGAGACACGGCACAGTTATGTCTGCACGC
Encoded proteins:
- the ruvA gene encoding Holliday junction branch migration protein RuvA — protein: MYEYIKGNIIELTPASVIVEAGGIGYFINISLTTYTRLNGRENVTVFLQQIVREDAHLLYGFSGRDERELFRLLISVNGIGANTAVMMLSSYQPEQLRDAIATENVNVLKSIKGIGAKTAQRVIIDLKDKIGKSSESVHVFDKADNTIREEALSALVMLGFNKRAIEKALGRIFSDNPGISVEETIKIALKNL
- a CDS encoding M17 family metallopeptidase, with product MELKRQNEYRGNNLVYILKEATELASLPLSEKEKKYAQKRLKDKSELISINRMDGWIFLVAPKQDKGDDVFYEQCRKKGNEIATVTSGEKLEELGISGTGVQAVIAVAEGVALSSYRFLDHFTDKKGKDSSLKNLFLVSEKLTDADVTELANLVKSVYKTRDLVNEPLSHMNAERLAASFQEIGKEAGIKVEVLHKQKIESLKMGGLLAVNKGSIDPPTFTIMEWKPENPVNEKPIVLVGKGVVYDTGGLSLKPTPNSMDYMKSDMAGGAAVGGAIYAAALNRLPLHIIALVPATDNRPDGNAYVPGDVITMYSGKTVEVLNTDAEGRLLLADALTYAKKFDPGLVIDAATLTGAAAVALGQYGVAGMGTAKPEVFQKLQKAGYEVYERVVEFPFWDEYGELLKSDIADLKNLGPREAGMITAGKFLENFVGYPWIHLDIAGAAFLMQPDSYRGKGATGTGVRLLYRFLKSMVD
- the mqnC gene encoding cyclic dehypoxanthinyl futalosine synthase, producing MNFESIYQKALNFEALTIDEGLLLYEHAPTPELMHIANELRKKKVPGNVVTWIIDRNVNTTNVCVAHCNFCNFRRDIGDKDTYTTTIKEYSEKIEEMLKQGGNQLLLQGGMHPRYGIKFYTDLFSELKRLYPEVKLHSLGPPEVAHIAKRSRLSFRDTLVQLRDSGLDSLPGAGAEILSDRVRRILSPGKCNTQEWLDVMREAHKLKMVTSATMMFGTIETNRERIEHLVQLREVQEERPEGSDGFTAFIPWPVMLDDTELYENIDVSPIEPMEYVRMIAISRIMLNNVTNIQASWLTVGRDTAQLCLHAGANDMGSIMIEENVVSAAGASYQMNAKGIQQSIIDAGFRPQLRTQGYEHAKLPEIVPELQPA
- the pdxA gene encoding 4-hydroxythreonine-4-phosphate dehydrogenase PdxA; this encodes MKQHIVKVGITHGDINGIGYEVIMKALLDNRIMENCTPIVYGSPKVAAYHRKALDINSFSFNHINSADEAVPRRPNIINCIDENIRVELGKSTKMAGEASYMALEAAVKDIKEGKIDVLITAPINKENIQSNVFHFPGHTQYLAEEFRVDDHLMLMVSNDLKVGIVTEHIPLSKVASTITTDMILSKLRVLNRTLMEDFTLHKPRIAVLALNPHAGDHGLIGDEEEREIIPAVKAANDEGIIAMGPYPADGFFGSSDYKKFDAILAMYHDQGLTPFKLASFESGVNFTAGLPIVRTSPGHGTAYSLAGEGVASEDSFRNAIYLAIDLFMNREQYKEFSKDPLQGQEVDRSGGE